Proteins encoded in a region of the Candidatus Limnocylindrales bacterium genome:
- a CDS encoding VWA domain-containing protein has protein sequence MLPDIELRDPILLAFALLAPVVYALAARLPSVLTVSTLSHFDRAPRSLRARLARLPALLLAITTVLFSIALAGPRTGDTTTHVKREGIAIVMAVDRSGSMNARDFVAGDASVSRLDAVKHVFHEFVEGGKAGKGRTDDLIGLVVFGTYADSVCPLTLDHSNLLAILDDVKIATEQSEASTALGEGLGLAVERLREHPAKSKVIILLTDGVSNAGDIDPMQAAKLAADNGIKVYTIAAGTRGLAPIPVVGMDGREYLRRVYVEMDEDTMRHIAEATGGRYFHARDANALAQVYSEIDRLERSEVTEVRYLQYREHYPLLMEAGAGLMMLAALASATFLRRFP, from the coding sequence ATGCTGCCTGACATCGAGCTGCGCGACCCCATCCTGCTCGCGTTCGCGCTGCTCGCGCCGGTAGTTTACGCACTGGCCGCGCGGCTGCCGTCGGTGCTCACGGTCTCGACGCTGTCGCACTTCGACCGCGCGCCGCGCTCGCTGCGCGCAAGGCTCGCACGCCTGCCCGCGCTCCTGCTGGCAATCACCACCGTGTTGTTCTCGATCGCTCTCGCCGGGCCGCGCACCGGCGACACCACCACGCACGTCAAGCGCGAAGGCATCGCGATCGTGATGGCCGTCGACCGCTCGGGCTCGATGAACGCGCGCGATTTCGTCGCCGGCGACGCGAGCGTAAGCCGCCTCGATGCGGTCAAGCACGTGTTCCACGAATTCGTCGAAGGCGGCAAGGCCGGCAAAGGCAGGACAGACGACCTCATCGGCCTCGTCGTGTTCGGCACGTACGCCGACAGCGTCTGTCCGCTGACGCTCGATCACAGCAACCTGCTCGCGATCCTCGACGATGTGAAGATCGCAACCGAACAGTCGGAAGCTTCGACGGCGCTCGGCGAAGGTCTCGGCCTGGCCGTCGAGCGCCTGCGCGAGCATCCGGCCAAGTCGAAGGTGATCATTCTTCTGACCGACGGCGTCAGTAACGCCGGCGACATCGACCCGATGCAGGCCGCCAAGCTCGCCGCCGACAACGGCATCAAGGTCTACACGATTGCGGCCGGCACGCGCGGACTCGCGCCGATTCCGGTGGTCGGCATGGACGGGCGCGAGTACCTGCGCCGCGTCTACGTCGAGATGGACGAGGACACGATGCGGCACATCGCCGAGGCAACCGGCGGCCGCTACTTCCATGCGCGCGATGCGAATGCGCTGGCACAGGTCTACAGCGAGATCGACCGGCTCGAGCGCTCCGAAGTCACCGAAGTGCGCTACCTCCAGTACCGCGAGCACTACCCGCTGCTGATGGAAGCCGGAGCCGGCCTGATGATGCTCGCCGCGCTCGCATCGGCGACGTTCCTGCGGAGGTTCCCGTGA